GGCAAGTATGTATCAACATGGATCAATTTAGAATTAAAGGATCAGGTTCTGAATGACAAACTAGGCACAGTTGTATGTAGGGTTGTACAAAAAGGAAGCTTTGCCAGTATTATTACTGTTAAACATTCAAGAATCCactgataaaattttataaagcCACGTTTTACTCCAGATAATTGTTAGGCATGTGAAAATCATGTGActtatttatatgaatataaaatacatGCAGATTTTACCCCTTCACTAAAATAAGTCAAACGGGGCCTGGCTTCTTTTGCCCTGTATACCCAATATCCAGAACAATGCCTCGTATTTAATAGGCATTGAAATGTTcgttaaataaatgataaaatttttcttttgtgcttttcATCACAAACTAAAACCAAAAACCCCAAACACTGATGTTCTCTTAAATGCAAATTAACATctatattcttttcatttgttgattttcATATCTTGTAATCTGAATTTACCATCGAATTGAGAAAGACAGTCTTGTTCAGTTTGGGATTTCAAAGTAGAAATGATTCAAATGAGACCAAGCTACCAGAAGAGACCATTATCTGCCAACAGGTCAGGTCTTTATAAAGAGTAGGTGGGCGGCTACGTGAAGTTTCTAGAAAGAACTCTGAACTTCCCTGGTCAGAGTTTAAAAAACATAACTGATCCTTAGAGATTACTCTCACTTACCTTCAATCCTGCAGATAATGTTTCAGACATTTGAAATCTCAGTAACTCTTCAGGGAAGGTAGCCAAACATACATAGGCTGATTTGTGAAAAACAATGGaataagaatctaaaaacaactCTGTATCTCACATTAAGTGGATGAACTTAGTATACAGATTTAATCAAGCAGGATTTAGTTGTTATCAAACAAGTTCCAAAGTTTGATTAAGCCATCTCTTTTTATGATTAATAAATATGTAGGTGTCCTAAAAAGCACTACTGTAACAACCATGGTGCAGCTTCtagatttaagaaaatatccTTACCCTGAAATTGACTCGGTTCCTGACCCTCTGTGCCAACGCTGAATTTATAGCCTTATCAAACTGAAGTAGAACTTGAAGGGCAAGCTGGGGGGTAATCTGTTgagactgagaaaaaataaaggtcatgaaTCTTCTTAGAGaagaacattaaagaaaaaataaaacaaaaatacatgaattatagggcttccctggtggcacagtggttgagagtccgcctgccaatgcaggggacacgggttcgagccctggtctgggaagatcccacatgccgcagagcaactaagcccgtgagccacaactactgagcctgcgcgtctggagcttctgctccacaacaagagaggccgcgacagtgaaaggcccacacaccgcgatgaagagcagcccccgctcgccgcaactagagaaagccctcgcacagaaacgaagacccaacacagcaaaaaataaaattttttaaaaagctaaaaaaacaaaaaattatgaattatCATCTAAAATTTAACTGAGGTTAATTAACCAGAGCCTCTAAACTAgaatccctttttctttttttgccataaCTGACAACTAAGAAGCAAAGGCTGACaatattttcttgcattatcTTGAcacaaacataattttgaaaagaaaacatgcagTGATGTTACAACACCAGGACAAAACTTCGTCTACCACTCCTTCACAGTATCTGGAAAGAAGTGTTCGATAAATTGAAGGAACcaagtttcttttaaataaaaaacttggGACCAAtaatacgttaaaaaaaaagtctaatcttATCAAAgctcaaaatatatgaaaataaatggaaatatgttCTTGGATGAGAGGTTTACATAAAAAGgttaattttcctaaaattaaaatataaattcaaaattctaatttaaatCTCAAGACTTGTATTAACTTATCCAAAGTTATCTTAAAGCTACGTAGACTATGCCATTCTCATAAGTATGAGAACAAGAATTATTATAGATCCATCTaaataaaaatgttgatttttactCCCTCACCTGTATAAGCTCATCGAGGCTCTCCTGaagactgtttcccaaagtggtaTTTCTGTACAACTGATATGCCATGGCTTAGGAGggagaaattctttttcttattcaggCTTGCATTGATATCctaaaaatttaatatgaaagtattaaaaaaattataaattacatatGTAACAGTCtacttcatattttctaatatatactaTTAGCATACTATATAATAACTGAGGAATTGCAAGGAATagttaaaaatagtttttctacttattttttctattatttcgaCACAGGCATTTATACTCCTTTGTACaaagtatagatatatatattaaaatgtacatCTTTACCATTTCTTTCAAATATCTACCTTTTGACCTAGTCTAGAATTTACCATGTACAATTCTTTTCTACTTACTGTCAAGCCACTGATCCAGACAATCTTCAGCTCACATTAGAATGCCTTCCCCCTCATTTTCCTGTTCTCTTACAATTCAGTATTTAGAGTGCCTACCCAGAAAATAGCACTGTGACAGGTACAATGGAGAGGAAGATAAAGAAACATATACTTCTGACCCTAAAAAATTTATACTTTAGAAAACGTAACAGACACATAAAAAAGTTAGAGAATAAGAACTGTGATAGAGATTATATAGAGTTATTATGGAGGCTGCCTGTGGACTGAATGAGTTGGCTAACAAAAGCTTCCTGATTCTTCAAGCTAGACTTTAGCCAAGCAAAGGAGGAAAGTCATCTTaggctgaaaaaataaatagaatgagtAAAGCCATAGAAGGATGAAATACAGTCTGTAGACAGAACTATAAATTGTTCCATATTAGGGTATAGGTATGCATAGGAAGTGGTAGGAGATGAGGCTGAAAAAGATGACATGGATGGATTTGTCAGGAGAGGTGCCAGGATTTTATAATGCAGGTAATGGGGAGCCCCTGAAGCTTTCTAGACAGGAAAGGTCAGACAGATGGGCAGCAATGTAAACAATGTACTCAAGTGCAAGATTAGAAAGAGATGAGGGATGAGGGCTCTGAGAGGGTGCCAGTAGCACATATTCAGCAAATACTGAGCTTTTACTACATGTCATGTATTAGATACCTGACCTCATGGCACTTTCAGTTTAGAGATGGACAGAAGGAGACAGGCGTACTCAGGAGTAAACATCAGGTAAAACTCAGCAAAAATAATGTTATCAGTCTTCACATTACACACCTAGTGAGCATTTGATACACTTGATCATGTCTGCCTTCTTGAAGTCTTTTCTTTGGCTTCTGGGACCCCATACTCAGTTTTCTCCTCCCACCTCACTGGATAGTActgtttcttgtttccttctgTTGGTTGCTCCTCAGCAATCTAACTTGTAACTGACTACTTGAGTGCCCCAAAGCTTCTCATGTCTTCTCTATACGCTTTACTCCCTTAGTTACCTCATCTAGGCTTATGGCTTTAAATATGTTCTATTTATCTGCTGATGATGTGCAAACTTACATTGCCAGTCCTGACCTTTTATATGCCCGTGTTGCCATGTATAAAACTGCCTACTTGACACACTGGATGGAAACATAAAGTGGTAGATCAAATTAAATTTGTTACAAACCAAATTCTGGATACTCCTTCAAACCTTTTCTGCCCTCGGTTTGTCCACCTCAATTAACAGTAAATCTAGTCTTCCAGTAAGACGGCCCCAAAACCTCATAGTCAAATTCTCTCTCACCCTGCGTGCCATCTGTCAGCCAATCCTTTCAGTTCTTCCTTCTGAATATAACCAGGATCCAACAACTTTGACCATCGCCACTGCTAGCACTAAGTCACCATCAACCTGTCACTAAGATTTATGGTGATAGCCAAGTAAGGCGTCTCCTTCTTTCTACCCTTGtccatcccacccctgcccccagagaAGCCATGCTGagccttttaaaacaaataaaatcacatcACTCATCTGTTCAAAACCTCCCAACGCAGCATCCTATCTCAGAGTAAAAACCAAGGTCCTCCTAATGGTTTACAAGGCCTGCATGATCTGGGCCCCCCCGCCCCACTACCTCTCTGAACTTGACTTCTTCCACCTACTCCCTCATTCACTCTGCTTCAGCCATACTAGTCCCTTGCTCCAACATGGCAAGATGTTCCTGCTTTAGGGCCTTCGCACTGGCTGTTCTTTCTGTTTCAAATGTACTGCGCAGACACCTGCAGGGTTTACCTCTCATCCGATTCAGatctctgctcagatgtcactTCATCAGAAATGACTTTTGTGACCAACCTATAAGAAGGAACTACCTCCCTTCCCCTTTAcactgctttattttcatttatatcactAATTGAAGCTGACATATATATGCTTATTCTATTTCCATCCACTAAAACAGACGTTCCCTCAAGATAAGACTTTTGCTCAGTTATATATTTACCATCTAGAACAATGCCTAGTATgaattcaataagtatttgttagtGAATAAATAACCAGGTGATATGTCAAAATGCTAATATCAAACTGTATTGCACTTAGATACATTTAGAATAGGTTTTCTACTTTACTGAGGAAAGTGAAGCAATGAAAACTTCAACTCTCAAAACTACATCTAACCACCTACCAATATCTACACCCACATACTCTGCCTGTCACTATAGTCAAACTATCCATGCTGTTACCTAAATACAATCCTTCTAACTGTGGATCTGGTCCTATCTCCCCTGTTACAGACAGGATATTTTTCCAACAATTCAACTATTCCTTCTATCCCTATCGAATTTCCCATCTCTACGGATCCTTCCCATCAGCAAACAAACAGGCAGCACttctcccatcttaaaaaaaaatagtctcaaCTCGCTTCTCTGGCCAGCTACACTCTATTTCTCTATTCCTCTTTGCAGCAAAAACTCCTGAGTTGTCTGTACTCactgtctctctttccttttctcacatTTTCTCTTAAACTCACTCCTTATACAGTTTTGCCTCAAGCGCTCAAATGAAACATGGTGAAACTCACCGGTGGCAATGCTAAAACTAATAATCCTCAATTCTTAGTTCTCACCAGACTTAATCATTTGACATGGCTGATTACTCCCTCCTCTTTGATAAAGGATCTTGGCTTAGCTTCTGGGACAGTACACTTTTTGGGCTGTTCTCTTAAACGCACTGGTTCATCCTTCTCAATATTGTTTGTTGGTTGAGGCTCTTCTCCCTTAACTCTTAATGTCACAAGACACCGCTTTGGTTCTCTGCTTTCTGTCTACACTTGTTCCTTGGTGATATCGCTTTGTGTCATGGTTTTACATACCATTGCTGATGATTCCCAAATTCATATACTAGAACCGACCTTGCCCTGAACTCTCACTCCTGGATCCAACTGCCTACTCAACATCTCTATGTGCTGTCCTTCCCATCTCCGTTGATGTAACTCCATACCTCTATGGGCTTAGGCAAAAACCTTCGAAGTTATTCCCGaccacccctccctacccccagtcTGGCCATTTTACCTCCACATCCAATCCCTAGCATAACCTGTAAACTCTACCTTCAATATGGATTCAGAATCCAACCATTTCTCACCATGTCCATTGTTATCACCCTGGTATGTGCCACCATCACCTGTCATTGGGATTCCTGAAATAGCTTCCTAACTGCTTTCCCTGCTTCCATGCTTGCCCCTGAGATTCTAATCCCAATTCAGCAGTCAGGTGATCTTTTAAAACACAGGTTAGAACATATCTCTTCTCTGTGCAAACCTCCCATGGTTTCCATTTCATTCAGTCCTTATAATAATCTGGCTACCCATTATCTCACTGACCTCATTTGCCATCTCCCCCTTGTTCTTGCCCTTCTCCAGACAAACTGGCTTCTCCTTGTTTTTCTTGGAACATGACAGACATGTTCCTGCCTATGTAAGCCTTTGTAAAGACTGTCCTTTTCACCCGGAATGCTCTTCTCCCAGATACcctcttgtttttcttaattccttcaagTATAGCACATACTTAATGAGGCCTAAACAGACCACCATATTTAAAACCCCAACTCCCACCTCCACTCTGGAACTGCCCAATCCCCCTCACCCTGCTATGTTTCTTTGATGGCACCATCACCTTCTAACATGTTATACAGTTTCCTtagtttatgtttattttctgtatccttCAATAGACTGTACGACCTACCAGGACagggacttttgtctgtttttgttcactGAAGTAAACCAGGCGTCTAGAACAAACACTACCTGAGACGTAATAGGagacaatgaaatatttgttcaataaataaatgaacacaaaaaAATCAGTTAGTAAAATGTATGTGGGTAGCTGAGGGGGGATAAAAAGGGCAAGAAGGGGTCCCAGTAAGAAGATATAAACTTGACAAAGTGAGAGTACAGAATCTTGTGTCCTGCCCATTTAACAAGTCTTAGAGTTACCAGAAAATAACTATAAGTTAAtaatgaattatcagaaagagaaataagcccATTTAcgattgcatcaaaaagaacaagatacttagaaataaatttagccaaagagaaataaatttagccaaagagatgaaagacctggacattgaaaactataagacaatgatgaaagaaactgaatatgacacaaatgaacagaaagaaattccatgcacgtagactggaagaatcaaaattattaaaatatccatactacctagagcaatctacagtttcaacacaattcctatcaaaattccaatggcatttttcaaacaaatagaacaaacagtcctaaaatatatatgaaaccaCAAAGACGCCAaaatgccaaagcaatcttgagaaagaaggacaaagctCGAGGCATCATGTTTGCTGATATCTAATTctatcacaaagctacagtaatcaaaacagtacattACTGCCATAAAAACAGATGTTAGATGAAtggaataaagagcccagaaataaacttacaCATGTACGGTCAAGTAATTAACAACAAAGGAGGCGAGAATGTACAattgggagggcttccctgatggtgcagtggttaacaatctgcctgccactgcaggggaacgggttcgggccctgatctgggaagatcccacatgccgcggagcaactaagcccgtgcgccacagctactgagcctgcgctgtagataGAGCCCCccgcgcctcaactactgaagcctgtgcgcctagagcctgtactctgcaacaagagaagccactgcaatgagacgcccgcgcaccacaatgaaaagtagcccctgctcgctgcaactagagaaagacagcgtgcagcaacaaagacccaacacagggagggagggagggagggagggagggagggagggaaggaaggaaggaaggaaggaagcaaggaaggaaggaaggaaggaagaacaatggggaaaggacagtctcttcaataaagggtgctaggaaaactgggcaTCCACATCCAAGAAAAAAGACACTGGACCATTAtcatacaccatacacaaaactgaactcaaaatggattaaaggcttgaaATGTAAGACCTAATACCATAAAACccctaaaactcctagaagaaaacataggtggtaagctccttgacacaggtcttggtgatgattttttgaatctgacaccaaaagcaataaaagcaaaaataaatgggacaggATAATACTAaaaagcttatgcacagcaaaggaaaccataaaaaaaatagGCTACCTACtgaatggggaaaaatatttgcaaatcatgtatctcaTATGGGcctgatatccaaaatatataaagaatacataaaactcaatagtaaaaaagaaaacaatccaattaaaaattggacagaacatttgcagcaacatggactgacctagagatgatcatattaagtaaagacagagtaagacaaaatatcatacgatatcacatgtggaatctaaaaaatgatataaataaacttatttacaaaacagaaatcaactcacagacagaaaacaaacttatggttaccaaaagaattggggaggggagggggcaggggatgaatcaggagtttgggattaacatatacacaacactacatataaaataggtaagcaacaaggacctactgtatagcaaaggaaattatactcaatatcttgtaataacctataagggaaaagaacttgaaaatacatatatatatttataatatatgtataactgaatcactttgctgtacacttgaaactaacacaatgttgtaaattaactatacttctaTAAAAAAAATTGGGCAAAGGATGTGAACACTTTTCCgaagaacatatacagatggccaacaggtacatgaaaagctgctcaacatcactaattatcagggaaatgcaaatcaaaaccacagtgaaatatcacctcacacctgttaaaataactattatcaaaatgacaatTAATAGCAAGTGTCAGTGAAGATGTGGAttaaagggaacccttgtgcattgttggtaggCATGCAAAatgtggtgcagccactatggacaagTATGGACgtttctcaaaaaagtaaaagagaactcccatatgatccaacaattccactttgGAGTACTTATccgaagaaaaagaaaacactaactggaagagatatatgcacccacatgttcactgtagcactattcacaatagccaagacatgaaaacaatttaagtgtccatcaaaggatgaatggataaagaaactgtgggatgggagacaagatggcagagtagaaggacatgggttcacctcctctcacaaaaacactgaaatcacaactaac
The genomic region above belongs to Phocoena phocoena chromosome 2, mPhoPho1.1, whole genome shotgun sequence and contains:
- the GTF2A2 gene encoding transcription initiation factor IIA subunit 2 — protein: MAYQLYRNTTLGNSLQESLDELIQSQQITPQLALQVLLQFDKAINSALAQRVRNRVNFRGSLNTYRFCDNVWTFVLNDVEFREVTELIKVDKVKIVACDGKNTGSNTTE